CAAGAATCCCATTTTTGAAATTCAGAATAAGCTTTAGGGCTATTGAGGAGCCAACGTAAAAGAACAGATGTATCTAAATAAACAGTCAAAATCTATTTCCTCTTCTGTCTTGTAGTAAATATTCAACAGCGTCTAATTTCACTTTGCCCTTGAAGGTATTACTAATCTTCTTTGTTTTAATAAGAGGGGAGCGAATGACTAAACGCTGTTTTTCTGAATAGGGGATAAGT
This region of Leptospiraceae bacterium genomic DNA includes:
- a CDS encoding type II toxin-antitoxin system Phd/YefM family antitoxin, translating into METISISNLKTHLSATLKEVVNGIRYVVMDREHPIVELIPYSEKQRLVIRSPLIKTKKISNTFKGKVKLDAVEYLLQDRRGNRF